A single genomic interval of Acidobacteriota bacterium harbors:
- a CDS encoding FAD-binding protein: protein MVTTEILAQLAHIVGPEHLSTATDVIAANSQDALKQVFCAEAVVFPRTAAEIAVIMRLANEQRFYVTVRGGGVGYTGGAVPVKGGLVLATARMNQILEINQPDLVAVVEPAVTNYELQQAVEAQGLFYPPDPSSWRESFIGGNIALNAGGPRCVKYGNTQQFVLGLDFVTPTGEIIKAGGRVPKNATGFHLESLLIGSEGMLGIVTRAILRLLPKPEARRTALAIFATAQAACNCVADFTTSGILPVALELLDRTSINAIEDYEPSGLPRAAGALLIIEVDGLKEAVTREAEIVRAMCRKHGALQFREASNEAEAEAIWEVRRKMSPAVARTGVIKLNHDAVVPRSRIPAMLAFVEELSARSGFLIPTFGHAGDGNLHINVMLRDREEATRKRGAATVREIFQKAVELGGTISGEHGVGYAKAPFLDLAIDHPTLELMKTLKRALDPNGILNPGKLFEEIVPAHEVSFLNADAPCC from the coding sequence ATGGTTACAACAGAAATCCTCGCACAACTCGCGCACATCGTTGGCCCTGAGCATCTCTCTACGGCAACAGATGTCATCGCCGCTAATTCACAGGACGCGCTCAAACAAGTCTTCTGCGCCGAAGCGGTCGTGTTCCCGCGCACTGCCGCAGAGATCGCGGTGATTATGCGGCTGGCGAATGAGCAGCGTTTTTACGTCACAGTGCGCGGCGGCGGCGTGGGCTACACCGGCGGCGCAGTGCCGGTTAAAGGCGGCCTGGTGCTGGCGACAGCGCGCATGAATCAAATCCTCGAAATCAATCAGCCCGATTTGGTCGCCGTGGTCGAACCCGCCGTCACCAATTACGAATTGCAACAAGCGGTCGAAGCGCAGGGCCTGTTCTATCCGCCCGATCCGTCGAGTTGGCGCGAATCGTTCATCGGCGGCAACATTGCGCTCAATGCCGGCGGGCCGCGTTGCGTGAAGTATGGCAACACGCAACAGTTCGTGCTCGGCCTCGATTTCGTCACGCCCACCGGCGAGATCATCAAGGCGGGCGGGCGCGTGCCCAAAAATGCGACCGGCTTTCATCTGGAAAGTTTGCTGATCGGCAGCGAAGGCATGCTCGGCATCGTCACACGCGCCATCTTACGGTTATTGCCGAAGCCGGAAGCCCGGCGCACGGCGCTGGCGATTTTCGCGACCGCTCAGGCGGCCTGCAATTGCGTGGCGGACTTTACGACTTCGGGGATTTTGCCGGTCGCGTTGGAATTGCTGGATCGCACTTCGATCAACGCCATCGAGGATTACGAACCATCCGGCTTGCCGCGTGCGGCAGGCGCATTGCTCATCATCGAAGTGGACGGCTTAAAAGAAGCTGTCACGCGCGAGGCTGAAATCGTCCGCGCGATGTGCCGCAAGCATGGCGCGCTGCAATTTCGGGAGGCCAGCAACGAGGCCGAGGCCGAGGCGATTTGGGAAGTGCGCCGCAAGATGTCTCCGGCGGTGGCGCGCACGGGCGTCATCAAACTCAATCACGATGCCGTGGTACCGCGTTCCCGCATCCCGGCGATGCTGGCCTTTGTCGAAGAATTAAGCGCGCGCAGCGGCTTCCTGATTCCCACCTTCGGCCATGCGGGCGACGGCAATTTGCACATCAACGTGATGTTGCGTGACCGTGAAGAAGCCACGCGCAAACGCGGCGCGGCCACCGTGCGCGAGATTTTTCAAAAGGCGGTCGAACTCGGCGGGACGATTTCTGGCGAGCACGGCGTGGGCTATGCCAAAGCGCCGTTTCTGGATTTAGCCATTGATCACCCGACGCTGGAACTGATGAAGACGCTCAAACGCGCGCTCGATCCCAATGGCATTCTCAATCCGGGCAAATTGTTTGAAGAGATTGTGCCGGCGCACGAGGTGAGCTTTCTTAATGCTGACGCGCCGTGTTGTTAA
- the thiE gene encoding thiamine phosphate synthase, with protein MLQLPKLYAITDTQLSNYTHAEIVRLLLAGGATFIQLRDKDASAKELLDAARACLALTRPAGAKLIINDRVDVALAADADGVHLGQDDLTVEEAREILGRDKIIGLSTHSLAQFQAALPTSADYLAIGPVYQTTTKENPSPVVGLELVATAKALADRPLVAIGGITVERARAVIKAGADSVAVISALYPWPKKLDLMSKPDIKKQVGKFLKALSG; from the coding sequence ATGTTGCAACTACCCAAACTTTACGCCATCACCGACACCCAGCTTTCCAATTACACGCACGCCGAGATTGTGCGTTTGCTGCTGGCTGGTGGCGCAACCTTTATCCAGTTGCGCGACAAAGACGCCAGCGCCAAAGAATTGCTCGATGCCGCGCGTGCTTGTCTGGCGTTGACGCGGCCCGCCGGCGCCAAGCTCATCATCAACGACCGCGTAGACGTCGCATTGGCTGCCGATGCCGATGGCGTGCACCTGGGCCAGGATGATCTGACGGTCGAAGAAGCCCGCGAGATTTTGGGCCGAGACAAAATCATCGGCCTCTCAACGCATTCGCTCGCACAGTTTCAAGCAGCGCTGCCAACCTCAGCGGATTACCTCGCCATCGGCCCGGTGTATCAAACGACCACCAAAGAAAACCCCAGCCCCGTCGTAGGCTTGGAACTGGTCGCCACCGCCAAAGCGCTCGCCGACCGACCGCTCGTCGCCATCGGCGGCATCACCGTCGAACGCGCGCGCGCCGTCATCAAAGCTGGCGCGGATAGCGTCGCGGTGATTTCGGCGCTTTACCCCTGGCCGAAAAAATTGGATTTGATGAGCAAGCCGGACATCAAGAAGCAAGTAGGAAAATTTTTGAAAGCCTTGTCAGGCTGA
- the lnt gene encoding apolipoprotein N-acyltransferase: MNFKRILVPLALAPAGLLWQSTLATASALLLLLSFPTFDLSWLAWVALAPLLYALSEGVSWRRALWLGWLTGVLFTFFAENWIAHSMTHYGGLLTGGAYAVAFLFATVLALFPALFAAVLAQLLKRFGTVALACAPLVWVATEWLRPLVTGVTWNALGVSQARYFMVARLAQFGGVYFLSGLVVAGSAWLVLLFNAKERPVRHAASALLLFGALAFWLPAMQPNPPTQSASTINVLGVQPNIPVDIPLGDTTRYLLKTIALTQQASAGQPVDLTIWAECPLSLFYDNDEAVRQRINTLARESGSYFLINSVARTGDNGNEAYFNSVSTISPRPDAAGQQALQRYDKMRLVPFGEFVPWRFALGRFVPTITGDFTPGQQAVVNTLKLSTQRAALLTSETGGAEAPAIERTTSYVRTGAFICYEAAYPDLVRRFVQNGATLLVNVSEDGWFGPTAGARQHLAHARLRAIENNRDLVRVTNTGISALLTADGRVVDALPQFVEGTQRWQAQARSAQTFYTRHGDWFAVSAALATVILFGFSLRPGSVTKR; this comes from the coding sequence ATGAACTTCAAGCGAATACTTGTCCCACTGGCCTTGGCTCCGGCTGGTCTGCTTTGGCAATCCACACTGGCAACGGCTTCGGCGCTGTTATTGCTGCTTTCCTTCCCGACGTTCGATTTAAGCTGGTTGGCCTGGGTGGCGTTGGCCCCTTTGTTGTATGCATTGAGCGAAGGCGTGAGCTGGCGGCGCGCCTTATGGCTGGGTTGGCTGACGGGCGTGTTGTTTACCTTCTTTGCCGAAAACTGGATTGCGCATTCGATGACGCATTACGGCGGGCTGCTGACGGGCGGGGCCTATGCCGTAGCGTTTTTATTCGCCACTGTGCTCGCGCTTTTTCCCGCGTTGTTCGCGGCGGTGCTGGCGCAACTGCTCAAGCGTTTCGGCACGGTGGCGCTGGCCTGCGCGCCGCTGGTCTGGGTGGCGACGGAATGGTTGCGGCCACTGGTGACGGGCGTGACCTGGAATGCTCTGGGCGTCTCGCAAGCGCGGTATTTTATGGTCGCGCGGCTGGCGCAATTCGGCGGCGTTTATTTCCTGAGCGGCTTGGTCGTGGCGGGCAGCGCGTGGCTGGTCTTGTTGTTCAACGCCAAAGAACGGCCTGTGCGGCACGCGGCCAGTGCCCTGTTGCTCTTTGGCGCGCTCGCGTTCTGGCTACCGGCTATGCAGCCCAACCCGCCAACGCAATCCGCTTCAACCATCAACGTACTCGGCGTGCAACCGAACATTCCCGTTGACATCCCGCTGGGAGATACGACGCGCTATTTGCTGAAAACCATTGCGCTGACCCAGCAGGCGAGCGCCGGTCAACCGGTTGATTTGACGATTTGGGCGGAATGCCCGCTTTCGCTTTTCTATGACAACGACGAGGCGGTGCGGCAACGCATCAACACGCTGGCGCGTGAAAGCGGCAGTTATTTCCTCATCAACTCGGTCGCCCGCACGGGCGACAACGGCAACGAAGCCTATTTCAACAGTGTCAGCACGATCAGCCCGCGACCTGATGCCGCCGGTCAGCAAGCCTTGCAACGCTATGACAAAATGCGCTTGGTGCCGTTTGGCGAATTCGTACCCTGGCGGTTCGCGCTGGGACGTTTCGTGCCCACCATCACGGGCGATTTCACGCCGGGCCAGCAAGCCGTGGTCAACACACTCAAACTCAGCACCCAACGGGCGGCGCTGCTGACCAGCGAAACCGGCGGCGCTGAGGCCCCGGCGATTGAACGCACGACGAGTTATGTGCGTACCGGCGCGTTCATTTGTTATGAAGCGGCCTATCCCGATCTGGTGCGGCGTTTCGTGCAAAACGGCGCAACGCTGCTCGTCAATGTTTCAGAAGACGGCTGGTTCGGCCCGACTGCCGGGGCACGGCAACATCTGGCCCACGCGCGGCTGCGGGCCATCGAAAATAACCGCGATCTGGTGCGGGTGACGAACACGGGAATTTCGGCCCTGCTGACGGCGGACGGGCGCGTGGTGGACGCCTTGCCGCAATTCGTCGAAGGCACGCAACGCTGGCAGGCACAGGCGCGCAGCGCCCAAACATTTTATACGCGGCACGGAGATTGGTTTGCGGTAAGCGCGGCGCTGGCCACCGTAATTTTATTCGGCTTCAGTTTGCGGCCGGGTTCAGTCACAAAACGTTGA
- a CDS encoding nitroreductase family protein, with translation MATVTGFSALDFQRLPPAAQMRRAAEFYELLCRRRTVREFAPDPVPLELIELAIKTAATAPSGANQQPWFFAVVSNPEIKRRIRVAAEAEEYENYNGRFPDDWLQALAQFGTDWHKEFLEVAPYLIVVFKLDYGIALQADGSERKLKHYYVNESVGIATGMLLAALHNAGLVTLTHTPNPMGFLTEILGRPKNERPFLLIPVGYPTADARVPNIGKKPLDDVMSVLA, from the coding sequence ATGGCGACCGTAACCGGATTCAGCGCGCTCGATTTTCAACGGCTTCCGCCAGCAGCGCAGATGCGCCGCGCCGCCGAGTTTTATGAGTTGCTGTGCCGCCGCCGCACCGTGCGCGAATTTGCGCCCGACCCTGTGCCTCTTGAGTTAATCGAACTGGCCATCAAGACCGCCGCGACTGCGCCGTCGGGGGCCAATCAACAACCCTGGTTTTTTGCTGTGGTCAGCAATCCCGAAATCAAGCGGCGCATCCGCGTGGCCGCCGAGGCCGAAGAATACGAAAACTACAACGGGCGTTTCCCTGATGATTGGTTGCAGGCGCTGGCCCAATTCGGCACCGACTGGCACAAAGAATTTCTGGAAGTCGCGCCGTATTTAATCGTCGTTTTCAAACTCGATTACGGGATTGCGTTGCAAGCTGACGGCAGCGAGCGCAAACTCAAACACTACTATGTCAACGAATCGGTCGGCATCGCGACAGGGATGTTGCTGGCGGCCTTGCACAACGCGGGGTTGGTGACGTTGACGCATACACCAAACCCAATGGGATTTTTGACCGAGATTCTCGGACGACCGAAGAACGAGCGCCCGTTTTTGCTGATTCCGGTCGGCTATCCGACAGCGGATGCGCGGGTGCCGAACATCGGCAAGAAGCCGTTGGATGATGTGATGTCAGTACTTGCATGA